A DNA window from Capnocytophaga sp. ARDL2 contains the following coding sequences:
- a CDS encoding prolyl oligopeptidase family protein — MNRIALSFVAVSSLISCNQSATNTNEPINYPETRKDSVVDTYFGEQINDYYRWLEDDRSEETAAWVKAQNEVTFAYLDKIPFREKLRKQLEEKWNYEKIGAPFVEGDYTYYYKNDGLQNQSVLYRKDKDGKEEVFLDPNTFSKDGTTSLSSVSFTEDGNLVAYSISEGGSDWRKIIVLNAKDKSVIGETLVDVKFSGISWYKNEGFFYSSYDKPEGSELSAKTDQHKLYYHKLGTSQKEDKVIYGDKVKRRYVGGYVTDDQKYLVITGANATSGNELSIKDLTNPNASIQTIVTGFDNDYRIVDSKDGKFYIVTNYNAPNQKLVVADAATVANRSTWKDVIPETENVLSLSNAGGYFFAHYMKDAVSMVKQYDYDGKLIREIELPGLGTASGFGDKKEAKELYYSFTNYITPGSIYKMDIATGKSEIYQQPKAKFTPEDYESKQVFYTSKDGTKVPMIITYKKGIQLDGNNPTMLYAYGGFNVSLTPTFSIANAVWLENGGVYAVPNLRGGGEYGKEWHKAGTQMQKQNVFDDFIAAAQYLIDNGYTSSEKLAIKGGSNGGLLIGATMTQRPDLIKVALPAVGVLDMLRYHTFTAGAGWAYDYGTAEDSKEMFQYLKGYSPLHNVKSGVSYPATMVTTGDHDDRVVPAHSFKFAAALQANNSGNNPMLIRIDVNAGHGAGKSVQQIINENADIQAFTLWNMGISKL, encoded by the coding sequence ATGAACAGAATAGCACTGAGTTTTGTGGCTGTATCGTCGTTGATTTCTTGCAATCAATCGGCTACAAACACAAACGAACCTATCAATTACCCTGAGACAAGAAAAGATTCTGTAGTTGACACCTATTTTGGCGAACAAATCAATGATTATTACCGTTGGTTGGAAGACGACCGTTCGGAAGAAACCGCAGCTTGGGTAAAAGCTCAAAACGAGGTGACTTTTGCTTACTTAGACAAAATTCCTTTCCGTGAAAAATTGAGAAAACAATTGGAGGAAAAATGGAATTATGAAAAAATCGGTGCTCCTTTCGTAGAGGGCGATTATACTTACTATTACAAAAACGACGGATTACAAAATCAATCGGTATTGTATAGAAAAGATAAAGATGGAAAAGAAGAGGTTTTCTTAGACCCTAATACTTTCTCGAAAGATGGTACTACTTCGCTTTCGTCGGTTTCTTTTACAGAAGACGGAAATTTAGTGGCTTATTCTATTTCGGAAGGTGGTAGCGACTGGAGAAAAATCATCGTTTTGAATGCTAAAGATAAATCGGTAATCGGTGAAACTTTGGTTGATGTGAAATTCTCTGGAATTTCTTGGTACAAAAACGAAGGTTTCTTCTATTCTAGCTATGATAAACCTGAAGGTAGCGAATTGTCTGCTAAAACGGATCAACATAAATTGTATTACCACAAATTGGGTACTTCACAAAAAGAAGACAAAGTGATTTATGGTGATAAAGTAAAACGCAGATATGTAGGTGGATATGTTACAGACGACCAAAAATATTTGGTGATTACTGGAGCCAATGCCACTTCTGGAAATGAATTATCTATCAAAGATTTGACAAATCCAAACGCTTCTATTCAAACAATTGTTACAGGATTTGACAACGATTACAGGATCGTAGATTCTAAAGATGGTAAATTTTATATCGTAACCAACTACAATGCTCCTAATCAAAAATTGGTAGTAGCAGATGCTGCAACTGTTGCCAATAGAAGTACTTGGAAAGATGTAATCCCTGAAACTGAAAATGTATTGTCATTGTCAAATGCAGGTGGTTATTTCTTTGCTCACTATATGAAAGATGCGGTTTCTATGGTAAAACAATACGATTACGACGGAAAACTCATCCGTGAAATCGAATTACCAGGATTGGGAACAGCTTCTGGTTTTGGAGATAAAAAAGAGGCGAAAGAATTGTACTATTCTTTTACCAATTACATTACACCAGGTTCTATTTACAAAATGGATATTGCTACGGGTAAATCTGAAATCTATCAACAGCCAAAAGCAAAATTCACCCCAGAAGATTATGAGTCAAAACAAGTATTCTATACTTCAAAAGACGGTACAAAAGTTCCAATGATTATCACTTACAAAAAAGGTATCCAATTGGACGGAAACAACCCTACAATGTTGTATGCTTACGGTGGATTTAATGTATCATTGACACCAACATTTAGCATTGCCAACGCGGTATGGTTGGAAAACGGTGGTGTATATGCCGTACCAAACTTGAGAGGTGGTGGAGAATACGGAAAAGAGTGGCACAAGGCAGGTACACAAATGCAAAAACAAAATGTATTTGACGATTTTATCGCTGCAGCTCAATATTTAATTGACAACGGATATACTTCATCTGAAAAATTGGCGATCAAAGGAGGGTCAAACGGTGGATTATTGATAGGTGCTACCATGACACAACGACCAGATTTGATAAAAGTAGCGTTGCCAGCGGTAGGTGTATTGGATATGTTGAGATACCACACATTTACAGCAGGTGCTGGTTGGGCGTATGACTACGGTACAGCCGAAGATTCGAAAGAAATGTTCCAATATTTGAAAGGATATTCACCATTGCACAATGTAAAATCAGGAGTTTCGTATCCGGCAACTATGGTAACTACTGGAGACCATGACGACCGTGTAGTACCGGCTCACAGTTTTAAATTTGCCGCAGCTCTTCAAGCCAACAACAGCGGAAACAACCCAATGTTGATTCGCATTGATGTAAACGCAGGTCACGGAGCTGGTAAATCTGTACAACAAATCATCAACGAAAACGCCGATATCCAAGCGTTTACACTTTGGAATATGGGAATTAGTAAGTTGTAG
- the ctlX gene encoding citrulline utilization hydrolase CtlX, with product MSQQASNTVLMIRPVQFRMNEQTAVNNYYQKKLEGLTPENVNPKAVEEFDGFVERLRSVGVNVVVVQDTKDTDTPDSIFPNNWISFHEDGTVVLYPMFAENRRLERREDVFDILEDAGFHINDEILDYTSAEEDNVFLEGTGSMILDRENDRCYVALSPRADEELVIEFCEDNDLDPVIFEAYQTTADGERLPIYHTNVMMSIGETFAVICADSIDDKAERKLVLNKLKEDGKDIVYITEEQVNHFAGNMLQVEGAEGKLYLVMSTQAYESLTDAQIKQIESHCAILHAPLYTIEACGGGSARCMLAEVFLPKAE from the coding sequence ATGAGCCAACAAGCATCTAATACCGTATTGATGATTCGTCCTGTGCAGTTTCGCATGAACGAACAAACGGCAGTAAATAATTATTATCAAAAGAAATTGGAGGGATTAACTCCAGAAAATGTAAACCCAAAAGCTGTTGAAGAATTTGATGGTTTTGTAGAACGCTTGCGTTCGGTAGGAGTAAATGTAGTAGTGGTACAAGATACCAAAGACACTGATACTCCAGATAGTATTTTTCCAAACAATTGGATTTCGTTTCACGAAGACGGAACGGTAGTATTGTATCCAATGTTTGCCGAAAATCGTCGTTTGGAACGTCGAGAAGATGTGTTTGATATTTTGGAAGACGCGGGATTTCATATCAATGACGAAATTTTGGATTATACTTCGGCAGAAGAAGACAATGTGTTTTTGGAAGGTACAGGAAGTATGATTTTAGACAGAGAAAACGATCGTTGTTATGTGGCACTTTCGCCTCGTGCAGACGAAGAATTAGTGATAGAGTTTTGCGAAGACAACGATTTAGACCCTGTGATTTTCGAGGCATATCAAACCACAGCAGATGGAGAACGATTGCCTATTTATCATACTAATGTGATGATGAGTATTGGAGAAACATTTGCAGTGATTTGTGCAGATAGTATCGACGATAAGGCTGAGAGAAAATTGGTGCTCAACAAGTTGAAAGAAGATGGAAAAGACATTGTTTACATTACCGAAGAGCAAGTAAATCACTTTGCAGGAAATATGTTGCAAGTAGAAGGAGCTGAAGGAAAATTGTATTTGGTAATGAGTACACAGGCTTATGAAAGTTTGACGGATGCTCAAATCAAGCAAATCGAGTCGCATTGTGCAATACTTCACGCACCGCTTTACACCATCGAAGCATGTGGGGGAGGAAGTGCAAGATGTATGCTTGCAGAAGTGTTTTTACCAAAAGCAGAATAA
- a CDS encoding dimethylarginine dimethylaminohydrolase family protein — protein MNLHVTDETSRLKAVVLGTAVSNGPTPTVEEAYDPKSLEHIKAGTYPVEKDMVEEMEAFNKVFEKYGVKVYRPEIIEDYNQIFSRDIGFVIDDIFIKANILPDRARELTAIQYVIDQMDPEKVVTPPEEVHIEGGDVMLWGDHIFIGTYKGSDYKEYLTARTNMAGVQFIKELFPHKTVKEFDLVKSKIEPRDNALHLDCCFQPVGKNKGIIYKSGFREESDYMYLVNLFGKENLFHIEREEMYHMNSNVFSIDKNVVVSEKNFTRLNNWLREQGFIVEEIPYAEIAKQEGLLRCSTLPLIREK, from the coding sequence ATGAATTTACATGTAACAGATGAAACTTCTCGTTTAAAAGCTGTAGTGTTGGGAACTGCTGTGAGCAATGGACCAACTCCAACTGTCGAAGAAGCGTATGATCCAAAGTCATTAGAACATATAAAAGCAGGAACATATCCTGTTGAAAAAGATATGGTTGAGGAAATGGAAGCTTTCAATAAAGTATTTGAAAAATACGGTGTGAAAGTATATCGTCCTGAAATAATCGAAGATTACAATCAAATTTTTAGTAGAGATATTGGTTTTGTGATTGATGATATTTTTATCAAAGCCAATATTTTACCAGATAGAGCCAGAGAATTGACCGCTATTCAGTATGTAATCGATCAAATGGATCCTGAAAAAGTAGTAACTCCACCAGAAGAAGTACATATCGAAGGGGGAGATGTGATGCTTTGGGGCGACCATATTTTTATCGGAACATACAAAGGGAGCGATTATAAAGAATATTTAACGGCTCGTACCAATATGGCAGGAGTACAATTTATCAAAGAATTGTTTCCTCACAAGACTGTAAAAGAATTTGACTTGGTAAAATCGAAAATAGAACCAAGAGACAACGCTTTGCATTTAGATTGTTGTTTTCAACCTGTAGGAAAAAATAAAGGGATCATTTACAAATCAGGTTTTAGAGAAGAATCCGATTATATGTATTTGGTAAATTTGTTTGGAAAAGAAAATTTATTCCACATTGAAAGAGAAGAAATGTATCATATGAATTCAAATGTGTTTTCAATTGATAAAAATGTGGTGGTTTCTGAGAAAAATTTCACTCGATTGAACAATTGGTTGAGAGAACAAGGATTTATCGTAGAGGAAATACCTTATGCAGAAATCGCAAAACAAGAAGGATTGTTGAGATGTTCAACTTTACCGTTGATTAGAGAGAAGTAA
- a CDS encoding thermonuclease family protein, giving the protein MKKAILLFFSLLSLTIFAQPKDFYAKVTAVKDGDTVKVLYEKQEYTVRLSHIDCPEKKQDFGTKAKQRTSDLCFEKTVWVQSNGKKDRNGRILGEIIVNNRWNVNKILVEEGLAWHYKKFSKDTDYSLLEENAQIRKVGVWSMKNPIAPWDWRKGVRY; this is encoded by the coding sequence ATGAAGAAAGCGATTTTATTATTTTTCTCATTGCTTTCATTGACAATCTTTGCTCAACCGAAAGATTTTTATGCCAAAGTAACCGCAGTAAAAGACGGCGATACGGTAAAAGTTTTGTACGAAAAACAAGAATACACTGTGCGACTGTCTCATATCGATTGTCCTGAAAAAAAGCAAGATTTCGGAACAAAAGCCAAACAACGAACTTCTGATTTGTGCTTTGAAAAAACCGTTTGGGTGCAAAGCAATGGAAAAAAAGACCGCAATGGTAGGATATTGGGCGAAATCATTGTCAACAACCGATGGAATGTAAATAAAATACTGGTGGAAGAAGGATTGGCATGGCATTACAAAAAATTTTCAAAGGATACAGATTACTCCCTATTGGAAGAAAATGCCCAAATAAGAAAAGTAGGTGTTTGGAGTATGAAAAATCCCATTGCACCTTGGGATTGGAGAAAGGGTGTGAGATATTAA
- a CDS encoding SPFH domain-containing protein has product MRKRFLPIAFMAIAGLSMFNCSRVEPNFEGVLMENYGRNGKDDFKTVTGRQWVLFPGVELYQVPMYETSGDPSAVMVNAKDAGEFTVDPSYQYQPIRGKGVDIVFNYKHLGINEPTVMMDNVENAILNRLVINAFREEARNYSTDSLMNNLNTFEKQVERRLSEEFEAKFFTLKNLTSGLKPPKSMAQAIEDRNNAIQQAERVKNELNVAKMELEKAKIEAEANRVKSQGLDNRILQEQWIEAIRNTNNKVIITDGKTPIMLTQ; this is encoded by the coding sequence ATGAGAAAAAGATTTTTACCTATCGCTTTTATGGCTATTGCAGGACTTTCAATGTTCAACTGTTCGCGAGTAGAACCAAACTTTGAAGGAGTATTGATGGAAAATTACGGTAGAAATGGGAAGGACGATTTCAAAACTGTAACGGGAAGACAATGGGTTTTGTTTCCTGGGGTGGAATTGTATCAAGTGCCTATGTACGAAACCAGTGGAGATCCGTCAGCTGTGATGGTAAATGCAAAAGATGCGGGTGAATTTACCGTAGATCCATCGTATCAATACCAACCGATAAGAGGAAAAGGTGTAGATATTGTATTCAACTACAAACACTTGGGTATTAATGAGCCAACCGTTATGATGGATAATGTAGAAAATGCTATCTTAAATCGTTTGGTAATCAATGCATTTCGAGAAGAAGCGAGAAACTACTCAACCGATAGCTTAATGAACAATTTAAATACTTTTGAAAAACAAGTTGAAAGGCGATTGTCGGAGGAATTCGAGGCGAAATTCTTTACTTTGAAAAATCTTACATCGGGATTAAAGCCTCCTAAAAGTATGGCACAGGCAATTGAAGATAGAAACAATGCCATACAACAAGCCGAAAGAGTAAAAAACGAGCTAAATGTAGCCAAAATGGAATTGGAAAAAGCTAAAATCGAAGCTGAAGCCAATCGTGTAAAATCACAAGGTTTGGACAATCGTATTTTACAAGAACAATGGATTGAGGCTATTAGAAATACCAACAATAAAGTAATCATCACCGATGGTAAAACACCTATAATGCTTACACAATAA
- a CDS encoding LTA synthase family protein, whose product MIKQLLKIHLLSLSIFFIFRLLLLFSNTEHWTGFSSELLQAFVMGIRFDTVINGYILALPTLQRMILFVVGKNNQMIQKFTYWYCAVFFTLAYTVSAFDIPFFNQFFNRLDATAFQWIENPAFVVEMAVKDFRLWGYAIPFIVLMIVFHVVLRKIFNQKIDFPSFHWSVKSVIAVLILGGTFLGIRGRIEGKSPIRVGTAFFCNHAFYNKLGLNPNFTLLNSLTSKKDFWIDLMTNKEAFVEVSKYMDLPVSENFSVQTQLYAKAENFGKPNIVLVLMESMTTQNLKHHGNTQQLTPNLDALIEKSIYFENAYSAGIHTHNGIFSSLYSYPALWNKHALKQMESYPNNTILALNKNGYSTIYFTTHDSQFDNVEGFLLLNDFQKVYSQKDYPTSEVKSNLGVVDDYLFSFSIEKMNELHKNNQPFFCTLMTASNHAPIIIPEHFSPKQKEIQLQAIEYSDWAIGQFLQEAEKQPWFDNTIFVFIGDHGNAWDTTYEMSLSYHSVPLIFYAPKLFTKSEIKSDFAQQIDVMPSILGLTSIDYTKQNMGIDLWKNTRPFAYFSANDKVGVINEEFYYIYKKDGSEALYKYRTKDTNNYLSDYPELAKEMNRYFRANYQLSKHSIQLGNLM is encoded by the coding sequence ATGATCAAACAATTACTAAAAATACATCTACTTTCATTAAGTATTTTCTTTATATTCAGATTGTTACTTTTGTTTTCCAATACCGAACATTGGACAGGTTTTTCATCAGAATTACTTCAAGCCTTTGTGATGGGAATTCGCTTTGATACGGTAATCAATGGATACATTTTGGCATTGCCTACTTTGCAGAGGATGATACTTTTTGTCGTTGGAAAAAACAATCAGATGATTCAAAAGTTTACTTATTGGTATTGTGCCGTATTTTTCACATTGGCATATACCGTGAGTGCATTTGACATTCCGTTTTTCAATCAATTTTTCAACCGATTGGATGCAACTGCCTTTCAATGGATAGAAAATCCTGCGTTTGTTGTAGAAATGGCGGTGAAAGATTTTAGATTGTGGGGATATGCGATTCCTTTTATTGTTTTGATGATTGTTTTTCATGTAGTATTGCGAAAAATTTTTAATCAAAAAATTGATTTTCCTTCATTTCATTGGTCTGTCAAATCGGTAATTGCTGTTTTGATTTTAGGTGGAACATTTTTAGGAATAAGAGGAAGAATCGAAGGAAAATCTCCCATAAGAGTAGGAACTGCCTTTTTTTGCAATCATGCTTTTTACAATAAATTAGGCTTAAACCCCAATTTTACCTTGCTAAATAGCCTTACTTCAAAAAAAGATTTTTGGATTGATTTGATGACAAATAAAGAAGCTTTTGTCGAAGTGAGTAAATATATGGATTTACCTGTTTCTGAAAACTTTAGCGTACAAACTCAGCTATATGCCAAAGCTGAAAATTTCGGAAAACCCAACATTGTTTTAGTGTTGATGGAGTCGATGACTACTCAAAATCTAAAACATCACGGCAATACACAACAACTCACGCCCAATTTAGATGCGTTGATAGAAAAAAGTATTTATTTTGAAAATGCGTATTCCGCTGGAATTCATACGCATAATGGGATTTTTAGTTCATTGTATTCCTATCCCGCTTTGTGGAACAAACACGCCTTGAAGCAAATGGAATCATATCCCAATAATACGATTCTTGCCTTGAATAAAAATGGCTATTCAACGATTTATTTTACTACCCACGATTCACAATTCGACAATGTAGAGGGGTTTCTTTTGTTGAATGATTTTCAAAAAGTATATTCTCAGAAAGATTATCCTACGAGTGAAGTAAAAAGCAATTTAGGAGTTGTTGATGATTATTTGTTTTCGTTTAGCATAGAAAAAATGAACGAATTACACAAAAACAATCAACCGTTTTTCTGTACATTGATGACGGCGAGTAATCATGCACCTATTATCATTCCAGAACATTTTTCACCTAAGCAAAAAGAAATTCAACTACAAGCCATTGAATATTCAGATTGGGCAATTGGACAGTTTTTGCAAGAAGCCGAAAAACAACCTTGGTTTGACAATACGATTTTTGTTTTTATTGGCGATCATGGCAATGCATGGGATACAACTTATGAAATGTCTTTGAGTTACCACAGCGTACCACTGATTTTTTATGCTCCAAAACTTTTTACAAAATCAGAAATAAAGTCAGATTTTGCCCAACAAATCGATGTAATGCCAAGTATTTTGGGGCTAACTTCCATTGATTATACCAAACAAAATATGGGAATTGATTTATGGAAAAACACTCGACCATTTGCTTATTTTTCAGCCAATGACAAAGTGGGAGTAATCAATGAGGAATTTTATTACATCTACAAAAAAGACGGCAGTGAGGCGTTGTATAAATACCGCACCAAAGACACAAACAATTATCTTTCAGATTATCCAGAATTGGCAAAGGAAATGAATCGATATTTTAGAGCCAATTATCAACTGTCGAAACACAGTATTCAATTGGGAAATTTGATGTAG
- a CDS encoding ABC-F family ATP-binding cassette domain-containing protein, whose amino-acid sequence MNYLSIENIAKSFGARTLFEGISFGINKDQKIAFVAKNGTGKTTLLNILTGKDFPDQGQIVMRKGLRLEFLSQDPNLQDSLTIEESIFASDNEVLKVIQRYEAALQNPEDIEEYQKAFEQMELFNAWDFETQYKQILFKLKLEDLKQKVKNLSGGQKKRLALAIVLINKPDVLILDEPTNHLDLEMIEWLEDYFIKENITLFMVTHDRFFLERVCNEIIELENGKIYQYKGNYSYYLQKKEERIAAENASIDKAKNLYVKELDWMRRQPKARTTKSKSRQDDFYIIKEKAHSRRKEHQLELEINMERMGSKIVEMHNLSLSWGNKVILKNFNYIFNRGERIGIIGKNGTGKSTFLNLMTKNLQPDTGKVVIGDTIKIGYYTQNGITPKPEQKVIDVIKEFGEYIPLTKGRTISAAQLLERFLFDRKKQYDFVEKLSGGELKRLYLCTVLIQNPNFLILDEPTNDLDIVTLNVLENFLLDYPGCLLVVSHDRYFMDKIVDHLFVFRGEGVIEDFPGNYSDFRAYEDSVLPEKDDTPKEKNNWKEKQVKNGLSFQEQKELQKLERELKDLEAKKVEIENAFSNGEVSAEEIETKANELQDILQSIETKEERWFELSAKMEE is encoded by the coding sequence ATGAACTATCTTTCAATTGAAAATATTGCAAAATCCTTCGGAGCGAGAACGCTATTCGAAGGGATTTCTTTTGGAATCAACAAAGACCAAAAAATAGCCTTTGTAGCCAAAAACGGAACAGGAAAAACTACTTTGCTCAATATCCTTACGGGAAAAGATTTTCCTGATCAAGGACAAATCGTTATGCGTAAAGGTTTGCGTTTGGAGTTTCTTTCACAAGACCCCAATTTACAAGACAGCCTTACGATAGAGGAAAGTATTTTTGCATCGGACAACGAAGTGTTGAAAGTTATTCAACGCTACGAAGCGGCTTTGCAAAATCCAGAGGATATCGAAGAATATCAAAAGGCTTTTGAACAAATGGAGCTTTTCAATGCTTGGGATTTTGAAACTCAATACAAGCAGATTTTGTTCAAACTGAAATTGGAAGACCTAAAACAAAAGGTGAAAAATCTTTCGGGGGGACAAAAAAAGCGTTTAGCATTAGCAATTGTACTCATCAACAAACCCGATGTTTTGATTCTCGACGAACCTACTAATCATCTTGATTTGGAGATGATTGAGTGGTTGGAAGACTATTTTATAAAAGAAAATATTACGCTGTTTATGGTTACGCACGACCGTTTTTTCCTCGAACGTGTATGCAACGAAATCATCGAACTCGAAAACGGTAAAATTTATCAATACAAAGGGAATTATTCCTACTATTTGCAGAAAAAGGAAGAGCGAATTGCTGCAGAAAACGCCTCTATCGACAAGGCGAAAAACCTTTATGTAAAAGAGCTCGACTGGATGCGTCGTCAGCCCAAAGCTCGTACAACCAAATCCAAATCGCGTCAAGACGATTTTTATATAATCAAAGAAAAAGCCCATTCGCGTAGAAAAGAGCATCAGTTGGAATTGGAAATCAACATGGAACGCATGGGATCTAAAATTGTGGAGATGCACAATCTTTCGCTTTCGTGGGGAAATAAGGTGATTTTGAAAAATTTCAACTACATTTTCAACCGTGGCGAACGCATCGGTATTATTGGGAAAAATGGAACAGGAAAATCTACTTTTCTCAATCTTATGACCAAAAATCTTCAACCAGATACTGGAAAAGTTGTCATCGGTGATACTATAAAAATCGGTTATTACACCCAAAACGGTATTACGCCAAAGCCTGAACAAAAGGTAATCGATGTCATCAAAGAATTTGGTGAATACATTCCACTGACTAAAGGGCGAACCATCTCTGCGGCTCAGTTGCTCGAACGTTTTTTGTTTGACCGCAAAAAACAATACGATTTTGTAGAAAAACTGAGTGGAGGAGAGCTAAAACGCTTGTATTTGTGTACCGTTTTGATTCAAAATCCCAACTTTTTGATACTCGACGAGCCAACCAATGATTTGGACATTGTAACCCTGAATGTGTTGGAAAATTTCTTACTCGATTATCCAGGGTGTTTGTTGGTGGTGTCGCACGACCGCTATTTTATGGACAAAATCGTCGATCATTTGTTTGTGTTTAGAGGTGAGGGTGTAATAGAAGATTTCCCAGGAAATTACAGTGATTTCAGAGCGTACGAAGATTCGGTTCTGCCAGAAAAAGACGACACGCCCAAAGAAAAAAACAACTGGAAAGAAAAGCAAGTAAAAAACGGCTTGAGTTTTCAAGAACAAAAGGAATTGCAAAAACTCGAAAGAGAATTGAAAGATTTGGAAGCTAAAAAAGTGGAAATAGAAAATGCTTTTTCCAATGGTGAAGTTTCCGCAGAGGAAATCGAAACCAAAGCCAACGAATTGCAAGATATTTTGCAATCAATAGAAACTAAAGAGGAACGCTGGTTCGAACTATCAGCAAAGATGGAAGAATAA
- a CDS encoding MATE family efflux transporter: MKKYLPEFKYNIQLAYPIVLSMLGHTLVSVIDSIMVGKVGAQELAAASFASSMVFLGVSMIAGFSSVITPLVAKTHAEGDADENQKILYNSVILCTLSGLLMFALLYGFKPFMYVMNQTKEVEELALPFLDVIAFSLIPLGVFQGFKQFFEGLSLTKYSMYATLISNVVNVFFNYVLIYGIWFLPKMGMMGAAYGTLLSRFVMLAYIVFVLFSQEKFRIYVQNISRRLWDSLWMKKVFNLGFPASMQSLFEVGLFTGTVWLSGMLGAESQAANQVALSIVSFPFMFGFGLSIAGVIRVGSLMGKKDYEKIQLVTESSLILTLGMYVFFALLLFLFCYDIPWWFLDKNDTSKWAMNEEVVFIGAKLLLIGSLFQIVDGVQVVILGILKGLQDMKIPMYITFVSYWVVGFGLSIFLAFYTPLKIEGIWYGLVGGLTTAASLLYWRYAIVIKRLRSPLTPEGGTNLEI; the protein is encoded by the coding sequence ATGAAAAAATATCTACCTGAGTTCAAGTATAACATTCAATTGGCGTATCCGATCGTTTTGTCGATGTTGGGGCATACGCTCGTTAGTGTTATAGATAGTATAATGGTGGGAAAAGTAGGAGCTCAGGAATTAGCAGCTGCTTCATTCGCAAGTAGTATGGTGTTTTTAGGTGTGTCGATGATTGCAGGATTTTCATCGGTAATTACACCCTTGGTAGCCAAAACACACGCGGAAGGAGATGCTGATGAAAATCAAAAAATATTGTACAATTCGGTAATTTTGTGTACGCTTTCTGGACTTTTGATGTTTGCTCTGCTCTACGGATTCAAACCATTTATGTATGTGATGAATCAAACAAAAGAGGTGGAAGAATTAGCACTTCCTTTTCTTGATGTAATTGCATTTTCATTAATTCCGTTGGGTGTTTTTCAAGGGTTTAAACAATTTTTTGAAGGATTGTCTTTGACCAAATATTCTATGTATGCTACTTTGATTTCCAATGTAGTCAATGTATTTTTCAACTATGTATTGATTTACGGTATTTGGTTTTTACCAAAAATGGGAATGATGGGGGCCGCTTATGGTACATTACTTTCTCGATTTGTCATGTTGGCATATATAGTATTTGTGTTGTTTTCGCAAGAAAAATTCAGAATATATGTACAAAATATTTCTCGTCGTTTATGGGACAGTTTATGGATGAAAAAGGTTTTCAATTTAGGTTTCCCCGCTTCTATGCAGTCATTGTTTGAGGTAGGGTTGTTTACAGGTACTGTGTGGCTTTCGGGTATGTTGGGAGCCGAGTCACAAGCCGCCAATCAAGTAGCTTTGTCTATAGTTTCGTTTCCCTTTATGTTTGGTTTTGGATTGAGTATTGCTGGGGTAATACGCGTGGGGAGTTTGATGGGAAAAAAAGACTATGAAAAAATACAATTGGTCACAGAATCTTCGTTGATTTTGACTTTGGGAATGTATGTGTTTTTTGCACTATTGTTGTTTTTGTTTTGCTACGATATACCTTGGTGGTTTTTAGATAAAAACGATACAAGTAAATGGGCAATGAACGAAGAAGTGGTATTCATCGGAGCTAAATTATTACTGATAGGTTCGCTCTTTCAGATTGTTGACGGAGTGCAAGTAGTCATTTTAGGAATTTTAAAAGGATTACAAGATATGAAAATCCCAATGTATATTACCTTTGTTTCCTATTGGGTGGTAGGCTTTGGCTTGAGTATATTTTTAGCATTTTACACACCACTAAAAATCGAAGGGATCTGGTACGGATTGGTAGGAGGACTCACCACAGCTGCATCTTTGCTTTATTGGAGGTATGCGATTGTAATTAAAAGATTGAGAAGCCCTCTAACCCCCGAAGGGGGAACTAATTTGGAGATTTGA